Proteins from a single region of Mumia flava:
- a CDS encoding MFS transporter: MDEAPRPWVILAVATGSQAAGACFGHGIAFLIPAMHESGTSLAQAGTIAAMPLIGTMLTLVAWGAAADAFGERIVLVIGTAGTALTAALAALEADDTIALGTLLLVGGAFAASTSAASGRMVAGWFPPRRRGLAMGVRQMAQPLGVGLGAATMAPLSLALGVGAALWVPAGVATLAALGCAALLADPPRPPRAEASRAGALTHPYGGGYLVRIHLASMLLVIPQFTVWTFALVWLVGDLGWAAGVAGAFVAGMQLLGALGRIGAGQVSDLAGSRLRPMRWIALLASATMLGLAVTDRLGWDVAAVVLLVAATVVTVADNGLAYTAIAEHAGPYWSGRALGAQNTGQYLAASAVPPVLGALVATAGFAATFAVVAAFPLIAAPLTPVEGEAAFAEPADAARPPS; the protein is encoded by the coding sequence ATGGACGAAGCGCCGCGCCCGTGGGTGATCCTCGCCGTGGCGACCGGTTCGCAGGCCGCCGGCGCCTGCTTCGGGCACGGCATCGCGTTCCTCATCCCGGCGATGCACGAGTCGGGTACGAGCCTGGCCCAGGCCGGGACGATCGCGGCGATGCCGTTGATCGGCACGATGCTCACCCTGGTCGCGTGGGGCGCAGCCGCCGACGCGTTCGGCGAACGGATCGTGCTGGTGATCGGCACCGCCGGCACCGCGCTCACCGCCGCGCTCGCCGCCCTGGAGGCCGACGACACCATCGCCCTCGGGACGCTCCTGCTCGTCGGCGGCGCGTTCGCAGCCAGCACGTCGGCCGCGTCGGGACGGATGGTCGCCGGATGGTTCCCGCCGCGGCGCCGGGGCCTCGCGATGGGCGTCCGCCAGATGGCGCAGCCCCTCGGCGTCGGACTCGGCGCCGCGACGATGGCTCCGCTGTCGCTCGCTCTCGGCGTCGGCGCGGCCCTCTGGGTGCCGGCGGGTGTCGCCACCCTCGCTGCCCTCGGCTGCGCCGCCCTCCTCGCCGACCCGCCTCGCCCGCCTCGCGCCGAGGCCAGCAGGGCCGGAGCGCTCACCCACCCGTACGGCGGTGGCTATCTCGTGCGGATCCACCTCGCGTCGATGCTGCTGGTGATTCCGCAGTTCACGGTCTGGACGTTCGCGCTGGTCTGGCTCGTCGGCGACCTGGGTTGGGCGGCCGGTGTCGCGGGCGCGTTCGTCGCCGGGATGCAGCTGCTCGGCGCACTCGGCCGGATCGGCGCCGGTCAGGTCTCCGACCTGGCCGGGAGCCGGCTGCGCCCGATGCGCTGGATCGCGCTGCTCGCCTCGGCGACCATGCTCGGGCTCGCCGTGACCGACCGGCTCGGTTGGGACGTCGCCGCCGTCGTCCTGCTCGTCGCCGCCACGGTCGTCACCGTCGCCGACAACGGTCTCGCCTACACGGCGATCGCCGAGCACGCGGGACCCTACTGGTCGGGCCGTGCGCTGGGCGCGCAGAACACCGGCCAGTACCTCGCGGCCTCGGCGGTGCCGCCCGTGCTCGGCGCCCTGGTCGCGACCGCCGGGTTCGCGGCGACCTTCGCGGTGGTCGCCGCGTTCCCGCTGATCGCCGCGCCGCTGACGCCGGTCGAGGGCGAGGCCGCATTCGCCGAGCCTGCGGACGCGGCGCGCCCGCCTTCCTGA
- a CDS encoding pseudouridine-5'-phosphate glycosidase, which produces MKIASEVAEALSQHRPVVALESTIISHGLPRPRNLDAARDFEAILRERDVVPATIAVVDGEPHIGLDASALERIALDESVAKVSVRDLPVAMATGRSGATTVASTAYLAAKAGIRVFSTGGLGGVHRGAERTFDESADLPVLARTPITVVSAGVKSILDIPATLERLETLSITVLGYRTDEFPSFWLTSSGEQLDWSVPDAATVAGVMAANDELGRDGAVLVANPLPLADQLDPQVHDSALAQALGEVERDGISGKDVSPYLLARIVELTQGSSLEVNLEIAANNIRVGAQIATAWSARR; this is translated from the coding sequence ATGAAGATCGCGTCCGAGGTCGCCGAGGCCCTCTCCCAGCACCGTCCCGTCGTCGCGCTCGAGTCGACGATCATCTCGCACGGACTGCCCCGCCCACGCAACCTCGATGCCGCGCGCGACTTCGAGGCGATCCTGCGCGAGCGCGACGTGGTCCCGGCGACGATCGCCGTGGTCGACGGTGAGCCGCACATCGGGCTCGACGCGTCGGCGCTCGAACGGATCGCGTTGGACGAGTCGGTCGCGAAGGTCAGCGTGCGGGACCTCCCGGTCGCGATGGCGACGGGCCGGTCGGGCGCGACCACGGTCGCATCGACCGCGTACCTCGCGGCGAAGGCCGGGATCCGGGTCTTCTCCACCGGCGGGCTCGGCGGCGTCCACCGTGGCGCCGAGCGGACGTTCGACGAGTCGGCCGACCTTCCCGTGCTGGCGCGGACGCCGATCACGGTGGTCTCCGCCGGAGTGAAGTCGATCCTCGACATCCCGGCGACGCTCGAGCGGCTGGAGACGTTGAGCATCACGGTGCTCGGATACCGCACCGACGAGTTCCCGAGCTTCTGGCTGACGAGCTCCGGCGAGCAGCTCGACTGGTCGGTGCCCGACGCCGCGACGGTCGCCGGCGTGATGGCGGCCAACGACGAGCTCGGCCGGGACGGCGCCGTCCTGGTCGCGAACCCGCTCCCGCTCGCCGATCAGCTCGACCCGCAGGTCCACGACAGCGCGCTCGCGCAGGCGCTGGGCGAGGTCGAGCGCGACGGGATCTCGGGCAAGGACGTCAGCCCGTACCTCCTCGCCCGGATCGTCGAGCTGACCCAGGGGAGCAGCCTCGAGGTCAACCTCGAGATCGCCGCGAACAACATCCGGGTCGGCGCGCAGATCGCCACCGCCTGGTCGGCGCGCAGGTGA
- a CDS encoding rRNA adenine N-6-methyltransferase family protein: MPAGSRRSWGWHALADPFAAALVADADVRPGQLVVDLGAGDGAITRHLVDAGARVLAVEKHPRRAAALRERFDGSGVTVVPADLRDLRLPRRPFRVVANPPFSLTSASLRLLLAPGSALVGAHLVLQRQAARTIVERGVAVRRAGRWRFELGRTLPRRAFTPRPRVDTVVLVVRRR; this comes from the coding sequence GTGCCCGCCGGCAGCCGGCGGAGCTGGGGGTGGCACGCCCTCGCTGATCCGTTCGCGGCCGCGCTGGTCGCGGACGCGGACGTACGGCCCGGTCAGCTCGTCGTGGACCTCGGGGCCGGCGACGGAGCGATCACCCGGCACCTGGTCGACGCCGGTGCGCGGGTGCTCGCGGTCGAGAAGCACCCTCGTCGGGCGGCGGCCCTGCGGGAGCGGTTCGACGGGAGCGGGGTCACGGTCGTCCCGGCGGATCTGCGCGACCTGCGCCTGCCGCGTCGCCCCTTCCGCGTCGTCGCGAACCCGCCGTTCTCGCTGACGTCGGCGTCGCTGCGCCTGCTGCTCGCTCCCGGGTCGGCGCTGGTCGGTGCGCACCTGGTGCTGCAGAGGCAGGCCGCGAGGACGATCGTGGAGCGCGGGGTCGCCGTCCGGCGAGCCGGTCGGTGGCGCTTCGAGCTCGGTCGGACGCTGCCGCGGCGTGCCTTCACCCCGCGCCCACGGGTGGACACGGTCGTGCTGGTGGTGCGCCGACGGTAG
- a CDS encoding NUDIX hydrolase family protein — MTVRTPDPNPGWLSDHDLDETRKRVPMLYVEAVPVRMDPDGLVTEIGLLLRGSTETGAITRSLVSGRVMHGERVRDALMRHLEKDLGPTAFPVLPVSTVPFAVTEYFPWPGVSQFSDVRQHAVALAYVVPVSGECEPRQDALELSWLSPEEAASDAVAGEMEGGRGALLRQALGHLGLLTG, encoded by the coding sequence ATGACGGTACGCACTCCCGACCCGAACCCCGGCTGGCTGTCGGACCACGACCTCGACGAGACCCGCAAGCGGGTCCCGATGCTGTACGTCGAGGCCGTCCCGGTCCGGATGGATCCCGACGGCCTGGTGACCGAGATCGGACTCCTGCTCCGTGGCTCCACCGAGACCGGAGCGATCACCCGGTCACTGGTGTCCGGCCGGGTGATGCACGGCGAACGCGTCCGCGACGCGCTCATGCGCCACCTCGAGAAGGACCTCGGGCCGACTGCGTTCCCGGTCCTGCCGGTCAGCACGGTGCCGTTCGCCGTCACCGAGTACTTCCCCTGGCCGGGCGTGTCGCAGTTCTCCGACGTACGCCAGCACGCGGTCGCACTGGCGTACGTCGTGCCGGTCTCCGGCGAGTGCGAGCCGCGCCAGGACGCGCTGGAGCTGTCGTGGCTCAGCCCGGAGGAGGCTGCGAGCGACGCGGTCGCGGGCGAGATGGAGGGCGGCCGCGGCGCGCTGCTGCGTCAGGCCCTCGGCCACCTCGGTCTGCTCACCGGCTGA
- a CDS encoding DMT family transporter has protein sequence MAWIVLVVSGVLEAVWATALGKSEGFTRLAPSVVFGVALAASMVGLAYAMRSLPTGTAYAVWVGIGASLTVVWAMATGEEAVSALRVLFLVLIVGGVVGLKAVH, from the coding sequence ATGGCATGGATCGTTCTGGTCGTCTCCGGCGTCCTCGAGGCCGTCTGGGCCACCGCGCTCGGCAAGTCCGAGGGCTTCACCCGGCTCGCCCCGAGCGTCGTCTTCGGCGTCGCCCTCGCCGCGAGCATGGTCGGCCTGGCGTACGCGATGCGCTCGCTGCCGACCGGCACCGCGTACGCCGTCTGGGTCGGGATCGGCGCCTCGCTCACCGTCGTGTGGGCGATGGCGACCGGCGAGGAAGCGGTGAGCGCGCTGCGCGTGCTGTTCCTCGTCCTGATCGTCGGCGGTGTCGTGGGCCTGAAGGCGGTCCACTGA
- a CDS encoding (Fe-S)-binding protein produces MQVLAIVVSLGLTVVTIPILVKAVLDMTSVMRKGAPAPGRTGNPSGRTWTMLKETVGHTRMLQWTWIGIMHWFVFAAFLFLSTAVAGAYFQLFDPEWVWPVFGHWYPYEWFAEFIGLLSTIGIVALIVYRQVKHPRRLQRGSRFFGSSFWQAYFVEILALLEGAAILFIRAAEYRLGGEYATRAHFPISSWMTPMYPSSHESLENIIYFIAMFKIALAMVWLLVIARNITMGIAWHRFTAWFNIWFKREDDGGTALGGAKPLMIDGAPLDLETLEDMDEEAFGKLGVGKVEDFSWKGILDFTTCTECGRCQSQCPAWNTDKPLSPKLLMMGLRDHAYEKIPMLDVAEDARTEQQTAELERPLIGDADMYGVIDPDVLWSCTNCGACVQQCPVDIEHVDHIVDMRRYQVLVESNFPTELNNIFKGLERKGNPWNMSPKNRMDWAKDLDFEVKQVGVDVEDLSEVDWLFWVGCAGAYEDRAKKTTQAVAELLDTAGVTFAVLGDGETCTGDSARRAGNEILFAQLAMQNAEVFKETNVKKVVSTCAHCFNTLKNEYAEYGVELEVVHHTQLLNRLVREGRLTPVAPAAGSVAGKKITYHDPCFLGRHNQVYEAPRELLNVIPNAEFAEMPRNSERSFCCGAGGARMWMEETLGERINLNRTQEAIDTGADQIAVGCPFCRVMLSDGLTAKQADGEAREDVEVLDVAQLLLAGVKRAGDTDPATQPGEAEAATEATMAGTATAVMDRPEHAPLDSPSPATPEENEAIAEESNVHVDDEGKGHPHP; encoded by the coding sequence ATGCAGGTCCTCGCGATCGTCGTGTCCCTCGGGCTGACCGTCGTCACCATCCCGATCCTGGTGAAGGCCGTCCTCGACATGACCTCCGTCATGCGCAAGGGTGCCCCGGCACCGGGCCGTACGGGCAACCCGTCCGGGCGCACCTGGACGATGCTCAAGGAGACCGTCGGCCACACGCGGATGCTCCAGTGGACCTGGATCGGCATCATGCACTGGTTCGTCTTCGCGGCCTTCCTGTTCCTGTCGACGGCGGTCGCGGGCGCGTACTTCCAGCTCTTCGATCCCGAGTGGGTCTGGCCTGTCTTCGGCCACTGGTACCCGTACGAGTGGTTCGCCGAGTTCATCGGCCTGCTCAGCACGATCGGGATCGTCGCGCTGATCGTCTACCGCCAGGTCAAGCACCCCCGTCGCCTCCAGCGGGGCAGCCGGTTCTTCGGGTCGAGCTTCTGGCAGGCGTACTTCGTGGAGATCCTCGCGCTGCTCGAGGGCGCGGCGATCCTGTTCATCCGGGCCGCGGAGTACAGGCTCGGCGGCGAGTACGCCACCCGCGCGCACTTCCCGATCAGCTCGTGGATGACGCCGATGTACCCGTCGTCGCACGAGTCGCTCGAGAACATCATCTACTTCATCGCGATGTTCAAGATCGCGCTCGCCATGGTCTGGCTCCTGGTGATCGCCCGCAACATCACGATGGGCATCGCCTGGCACCGGTTCACCGCCTGGTTCAACATCTGGTTCAAGCGCGAGGACGACGGCGGCACCGCGCTCGGCGGCGCGAAGCCGCTGATGATCGACGGCGCACCGCTCGACCTCGAGACGCTCGAGGACATGGACGAGGAGGCGTTCGGCAAGCTCGGTGTCGGCAAGGTCGAGGACTTCTCCTGGAAGGGCATCCTCGACTTCACCACCTGCACCGAGTGCGGTCGCTGCCAGAGCCAGTGCCCCGCCTGGAACACCGACAAGCCGCTCTCGCCGAAGCTCCTGATGATGGGGCTGCGCGACCACGCGTACGAGAAGATCCCGATGCTCGACGTCGCCGAGGACGCCCGGACCGAGCAGCAGACCGCCGAGCTCGAGCGCCCGCTGATCGGCGACGCCGACATGTACGGCGTGATCGACCCGGACGTGCTGTGGTCCTGCACGAACTGCGGCGCCTGCGTCCAGCAGTGCCCCGTCGACATCGAGCACGTCGACCACATCGTCGACATGCGGCGCTACCAGGTCCTGGTCGAGTCGAACTTCCCCACCGAGCTCAACAACATCTTCAAGGGGCTCGAGCGCAAGGGGAACCCGTGGAACATGTCCCCGAAGAACCGGATGGACTGGGCCAAGGACCTCGACTTCGAGGTCAAGCAGGTCGGCGTCGACGTCGAGGACCTGTCCGAGGTCGACTGGCTGTTCTGGGTCGGGTGCGCCGGCGCGTACGAGGACCGCGCGAAGAAGACGACGCAGGCCGTCGCCGAGCTGCTCGACACCGCCGGCGTGACCTTCGCCGTGCTGGGCGACGGTGAGACCTGCACGGGCGACTCGGCCCGCCGCGCCGGAAACGAGATCCTGTTCGCCCAGCTCGCGATGCAGAACGCCGAGGTGTTCAAGGAGACGAACGTCAAGAAGGTCGTCTCCACCTGTGCGCACTGCTTCAACACGCTCAAGAACGAGTACGCCGAGTACGGCGTCGAGCTCGAGGTCGTGCACCACACCCAGCTGCTCAACCGGCTCGTCCGCGAGGGCAGGCTGACCCCGGTCGCACCGGCCGCAGGCTCGGTCGCGGGCAAGAAGATCACGTACCACGACCCGTGCTTCCTCGGCCGCCACAACCAGGTGTACGAGGCGCCGCGCGAGCTGCTCAACGTGATCCCGAACGCCGAGTTCGCGGAGATGCCGCGCAACTCCGAGCGGTCGTTCTGCTGTGGTGCCGGCGGCGCCCGGATGTGGATGGAGGAGACCCTCGGCGAGCGGATCAACCTGAACCGCACGCAGGAGGCGATCGACACCGGCGCGGACCAGATCGCGGTCGGCTGCCCGTTCTGCCGCGTCATGCTGTCCGACGGCCTGACCGCGAAGCAGGCCGACGGCGAGGCGCGCGAGGACGTCGAGGTGCTCGACGTGGCGCAGCTGCTGCTCGCCGGCGTGAAGCGTGCGGGCGACACCGATCCGGCCACGCAGCCCGGTGAGGCGGAGGCCGCGACGGAGGCGACGATGGCCGGCACGGCGACCGCGGTGATGGACCGGCCGGAGCACGCGCCGCTCGACTCCCCGTCGCCCGCGACGCCGGAGGAGAACGAGGCGATCGCCGAGGAGTCCAACGTCCACGTCGACGACGAGGGCAAGGGTCACCCGCACCCCTGA
- a CDS encoding ABC transporter permease subunit, with the protein MSTATTRERTQVSTPAYRATFRDVLRAERIKLLSVRSTWWTLVSLVVLGAGLTILMCWGNADWLASDEADESPGSFITWGMMIAQVTAVVLGVLAVTSEYATGMIRTTFAAVPKRGHVLWAKALLVSAVLFVAGTLTALAGYLGGNYFLDREGVGLALEGDVLRAMYGSGLYLAGLGLLALAVGFLLRHTAGAITIVIAVVFVVGNMVMLVPGDLGLFLERAMPGNAGAVIASPVPFNPNLWEAWPSFGVFAAEVAVLLGLAALAVRRRDA; encoded by the coding sequence ATGAGCACCGCGACGACACGGGAGCGTACGCAGGTGAGCACCCCGGCGTACCGCGCGACGTTCCGCGACGTGCTGCGCGCCGAGCGGATCAAGCTGCTCAGTGTCCGGTCGACCTGGTGGACGCTCGTGAGCCTGGTCGTGCTCGGGGCTGGTCTGACGATCCTGATGTGCTGGGGCAACGCGGACTGGCTCGCCTCGGACGAGGCCGACGAGTCACCGGGCTCCTTCATCACCTGGGGCATGATGATCGCCCAGGTCACGGCGGTGGTGCTCGGCGTGCTCGCGGTGACGAGCGAGTACGCGACCGGGATGATCCGCACGACGTTCGCAGCCGTGCCGAAGCGTGGCCACGTGCTGTGGGCGAAGGCGCTGCTGGTGAGTGCGGTGCTGTTCGTGGCGGGGACGCTGACGGCGCTGGCCGGCTACCTCGGCGGGAACTACTTCCTCGACCGCGAAGGTGTCGGGCTGGCCCTGGAGGGCGATGTCCTGCGTGCGATGTACGGCTCGGGCCTGTACCTCGCGGGGCTCGGGCTGCTCGCCCTCGCCGTGGGCTTCCTGCTGCGGCACACGGCCGGCGCGATCACGATCGTGATCGCGGTCGTGTTCGTGGTCGGCAACATGGTGATGCTGGTCCCGGGCGACCTCGGGCTGTTCCTGGAGCGAGCCATGCCGGGCAACGCCGGCGCGGTGATCGCGTCGCCGGTCCCGTTCAACCCGAACCTGTGGGAGGCGTGGCCGAGCTTCGGGGTGTTCGCCGCGGAGGTCGCGGTCCTGCTCGGCCTGGCCGCGCTGGCAGTCCGCCGACGCGACGCCTGA
- a CDS encoding carbohydrate kinase family protein produces the protein MARILVVGDVVDDVIVRPLAAVTPASDTPARIRRREGGSAANVAAWLGWLGVDVMFVGRAGADGAARHTESLGRFGVEARIAADAAAPTATIVITLDTQGERTMYVDRGANARLSTKDVPLSAWRDVRWLHLTGYSFFDPTTRPVVQELVERAHDRGAGVSVDPASLAFLRDCGVDRFLEWTRGADVVLPNLDELRFMASEQDPDRAVAELARFYPAVVATLGATGSLQMSPDGFHVRQRAEQAEVRDLTGAGDAFAAGYLSGVVDALDPQAAMRRGAETAAVAVTRTGARPPYPER, from the coding sequence ATGGCACGCATCCTCGTGGTCGGCGACGTCGTCGACGATGTCATCGTGCGTCCGCTCGCAGCCGTGACTCCCGCCAGCGACACCCCCGCCCGGATCCGCCGGCGCGAGGGCGGGTCCGCGGCGAACGTCGCGGCCTGGCTGGGGTGGCTCGGCGTGGACGTCATGTTCGTCGGCCGTGCCGGCGCCGACGGCGCGGCGCGGCACACCGAGTCGCTCGGGCGGTTCGGTGTCGAGGCGCGGATCGCGGCCGACGCCGCCGCGCCGACGGCGACGATCGTGATCACGCTGGACACGCAGGGCGAGCGCACGATGTACGTCGACCGCGGGGCCAACGCACGCCTGTCGACCAAGGACGTCCCGCTGTCGGCGTGGCGCGACGTGCGCTGGCTCCACCTGACGGGCTACTCCTTCTTCGACCCCACGACCCGGCCGGTGGTGCAGGAGCTCGTCGAGCGCGCCCACGACCGGGGGGCCGGGGTGTCGGTGGACCCGGCGTCGTTGGCGTTCCTGCGCGACTGCGGCGTGGACCGCTTCCTCGAGTGGACCCGCGGTGCGGACGTGGTGCTGCCGAATCTCGACGAGCTGCGGTTCATGGCCTCGGAGCAGGATCCCGACCGCGCGGTCGCCGAGCTCGCGCGGTTCTACCCGGCGGTCGTAGCGACCCTCGGCGCCACCGGCTCGCTGCAGATGTCCCCCGACGGGTTCCACGTCCGCCAGCGGGCCGAGCAGGCCGAGGTGCGGGACCTGACCGGTGCCGGCGACGCGTTCGCGGCCGGCTACCTCTCGGGAGTCGTGGACGCGCTCGACCCGCAGGCCGCGATGCGCCGCGGTGCGGAGACGGCCGCGGTCGCGGTCACGCGGACCGGGGCGCGCCCCCCGTACCCGGAGCGCTGA
- a CDS encoding ABC transporter ATP-binding protein — translation MIRARGLTKTYGDKVAVDQVDFTVEPGRVTGFLGPNGAGKSTTMRMILGLDAPSAGTVSVNGHRYAESPAPLREIGALLEAGALHPGRSARDHLRWLAASNGIGARRVTEVLDLVGISSVADERAGRYSLGMGQRLGIAAALIGDPPVVVLDEPVNGLDPEGIRWVRALARRLADEGRTVFVSSHLMSEMALTADHLLVIGRGRILADCSTDAFIAQHSASYVRLRTPDLAEAAAVLELTGADVARVDGELRVQNLDPSGVGDLLHSAGHRIHELTLVRSSLEEAFMALTASSVEYEAKQEVAA, via the coding sequence ATGATCCGCGCCCGAGGACTGACGAAGACGTACGGCGACAAGGTCGCGGTCGACCAGGTGGACTTCACCGTCGAGCCGGGCCGTGTCACCGGGTTCCTGGGCCCGAACGGGGCCGGGAAGTCGACGACGATGCGCATGATCCTGGGACTCGACGCACCGAGCGCAGGCACCGTGAGCGTCAACGGGCACCGCTACGCCGAGTCGCCGGCACCGCTGCGCGAGATCGGAGCGCTGCTCGAGGCCGGCGCGCTCCACCCGGGTCGCTCCGCGCGGGACCACCTGCGGTGGCTGGCGGCCAGCAACGGCATCGGAGCCCGGCGCGTGACCGAGGTGCTCGACCTCGTCGGGATCTCCTCGGTCGCCGACGAGCGCGCAGGGCGCTACTCCCTCGGGATGGGCCAGCGCCTCGGGATCGCGGCCGCCCTGATCGGCGACCCTCCGGTCGTGGTGCTCGACGAGCCGGTCAACGGGCTCGACCCCGAAGGCATCCGCTGGGTCCGCGCGCTCGCACGCCGCCTCGCGGACGAGGGCCGCACGGTCTTCGTGTCGAGCCACCTGATGTCGGAGATGGCTCTCACCGCGGACCACCTTCTGGTGATCGGACGCGGTCGGATCCTGGCGGACTGCTCGACGGACGCCTTCATCGCGCAGCACTCCGCGTCGTACGTCCGGCTGCGCACCCCGGACCTGGCCGAGGCCGCCGCGGTGCTGGAGCTCACCGGCGCCGACGTCGCCCGCGTCGACGGGGAGCTGCGGGTGCAGAACCTGGACCCGAGCGGCGTGGGGGACCTGCTCCACTCCGCCGGTCACCGCATCCACGAGCTCACCCTGGTCCGATCGTCGCTGGAGGAGGCGTTCATGGCGCTGACCGCGTCGAGCGTCGAGTACGAGGCGAAGCAGGAGGTGGCGGCATGA